A portion of the Mus musculus strain AKR/J chromosome Y genomic contig, GRCm38.p6 alternate locus group AKR/J AKR/J_MMCHRY_CTG3 genome contains these proteins:
- the LOC665918 gene encoding Y-linked testis-specific protein 1, translated as MSSLMKKRRRKSSSNTLRNIVGCRISHCWKEGNEPVTQWKAIVLGQLPTNPSLYLVKYDGIDSIYGQELYSDDRILNLKVLPPIVVFPQVRDAHLARALVGRAVQHKFEGKDGSEVNWRGVVLAQVPIMKDFFYITYKKDPALYAYQLLDDYKEGNLHMIPDTPPAEERSGDDSDVLIGNWVQYTRKDGSKKFGNVVYQVLANPSVYFIKFHGDIHIYVYTMVPKILEVEKS; from the coding sequence atgtcatccctcatgaagaagaggaggaggaagtcttcttccaacaccctgaggaatattgtcggctgcagaatttctcattgttggaaggaaggaaatgagcctgtcacccaatggaaggccatagttctaggtcaactgccaacaaacccttctctttacttggtgaagtatgatggaattgacagcatctatggacaggagctctacagtgatgacaggattttaaaccttaaggttttgcctcccatagtagtatttcctcaggtgagggatgcacacctcgccagagccctggttggcagagcggtacaacacaaatttgaggggaaagatggctctgaggtcaactggaggggggtggtgctagcccaggtgccaatcatgaaggattttttttacattacctacaagaaggatccagctctctatgcttatcagctcctggatgactacaaggaaggtaacctccacatgattccagacactcctccggctgaggagagatcaggagatgacagtgatgtgttgataggtaactgggtgcagtacaccagaaaagatggttccaaaaagttcggaaacgttgtttaccaagttctagctaatccttccgtgtactttatcaagtttcatggtgacatccatatctatgtctatactatggtgccaaagattcttgaagttgaaaaatcataa